Below is a window of bacterium DNA.
ATCTCGTTCGTAGTCACCCCAGACTATCTCGTTGCGGTTATCTTGGATATAAGCATAGCGTATTGAGTGGACAAGATGAACAGCGGGGTCGTTTGGTGCATAGGTTTTTCCCAAGAGCAACAAGAAGCGCATGGTATTCATTGAATAGTTTAGGATTAGGCGGTAGATGAGACATAAAAAGCGTTTGCAATTCGCTATAGGTTACCTTAGGGTTGACGAGACCGAGTCGGGTGAAAATCCGTTTGGTATAGGCGTCAATAACGAAAATGGGCTTATTCCCCGCATACAGGAGAATCGAATCAGCAGTTTCTTCTCCGATTCCATAGACCGATAATAATTGAGTTCGTAGTTCTAATAACGGTACCGCAAACATTTTGTTCAGGTTTCCGTGATATCGCTGATGGAAAAAAGTAACGAATGCTTTGAGTTTTTTCGCTTTGGTATTGAAGTAGCCAGAAGAACGAATCAGTTGTGCGAGTTTTTTTTCATCGATAGTTACTAAACTCTGGCAATCAAGTAACCGTTCGTGTTTAAGATTAGCGATAGCTTTTTCAACGTTTTTCCAAGAGGTTGATTGGGTTAGAATCGCTCCGATAATAATTTCGAATCTAGTTTCTGCAGGCCACCAATGCTGGTCGCCAAAATGGTTATGCAATCGGTGAAAAATATTGAGTAGTAGGTTAGTCGTTCTAGATTTCTGTGGATACGTCATTGTAAAAGTATATTTCTTGCAACGACCGCTTGATGAAATGCCCAGCGTCGATTTTCTACTATCGTAAGAATGACGTCAAGCCTGACGGTACATCCTACCATAAAATTGAAAACCTGAAAAACTTCGATAACCAGATTCTATCCGTTCGTCCACTCGATGGTTCCATTTCATCACGGCATCTTGGCGGATACTCGAGTTGAAAATATGGAATATAGGAACAAAAATTATTTGACAGCATTAACCAAAGAATACTACAATTATCGTACCTATTTTCTTTAGATTCGTTTTACGTTATGAGCGAAAAAAACCATACTACGCATAACCATGAATTGAATTTTACCCGGTTACATAAGCTCATTGAACAGATTCATACATATCCTGATACCGAAAAGTTAATTGAGCAGATTCCGTTGATTTTCTGTCAATATGCCGGGGTGAACCGTTGTGTGTATTATGCGGTTCAGGAGAGGAAATTGCGATTATTATCTGCTTATTGTACCCATAATACGCATTGGCGAAAAGAGATTGCGCAACATCAATTAGAACAGGTTAATATCGATGGACACTCTCCGGAAGCGCAAGTGGTGCGAACTGGCAAATCCGTGGTGACAAACCATACCAGAAAAGAATTAACCTCATCTATGGAACAATGGATATTTCGTGATGTAACTGCATATATTTCTTTACCGATACTGTCTCGCAATAAGGTGGTTGGGTTAATTCTCTGTCTTTATACCGATCCTGAAAAGATGATTGAAACTCACGAACAGGAATACCTCAATCTCGCTGCGCTCACGGTAGGCTGCGCGTTAAACACTACCCAAGTTATTCAGCGAATGAATCAGAAGGAAAACGAACTTGCTGCATTACATAAATTCAGCCAACTACTCTCCAGTGGGAAAGGATTTTCGGAAATATTGCCAGTAATAGCGCGCGAGACGGCAAAATCGTTGCAAACGAAAATCTGCATCATCCGTTATCTTGAAGGGGATGAGATGGTTCTCGGCGCAGTAGTTGGAATGGAACCAGCCGAACTATCCGAACGATTTCCAGCGCATGTTGGTCTTTCAGGATGGATGGTGAAAGAAAAGAAAATTCTTGTCGTTAAAGATTTAACTACTGACCCGCGAGTTGAAAACCGAGTATTGATTTTTTCGCGAAAACAAGGATTACGGTCGTTCATAGGTGCACCATTATACTTTCGAAATAAATTGGTTGGTTTAATAGCAATTTATACCACCACCCCAAGATATTTTACGAATGAAGAAAAAGAATTATTAAGTCATTTTGCTACCGAAGCTGCGATAGCAATAGAATTAACTAAGGAGAAGTAATGAATAGGGAAACTTAGGACGAAACCGCATCAGTTAAGTAGATAATGCGTCGATAATAAGGTTAGATTAATTAGGTGTTTGCGTTCTTAAGTTTTTTGGTTTTTTAGTAATTATGGCAACTATATTACCATTTCGAGGATATCAATATAACCGAAACAAGGTTGGGAATATCCAGGAGTTAGTAACTCCGTTGTATGATTTAATCTCAACTGCAGAACAAGAACAGCTTTATCAGGTTAGTGAATATAATATGATACGGTTAAATCTTGGTAAACAATTTCAGAGTGATACAGCTGAAAATAATCGATACACCCGTTCTGCAGCGACATTACAAGCATGGATTAACGAACAGATACTCATTCCCAGTCCGGAGCCATCTTTGTATATTTATACCATCCAACTTGCCGGGAATCCGGTACCGTTAATCGGGTTTATGGGATTAGTTGAATTAGCTGAATTTGACCAGAAGGAAGTCCTTCCGCATGAGAACACGCTCCGGGCACCAGTCGAAGATAGGGTAAATTTAACTCGAGCTTGTCATAGTTATTTCGACCCGATTTTTGGCTTGTTTCAAGGGAATCATGGGCATGTTCGCTCGATCCTTGAACGATGGATGAACGACCATACACCAGAAATATCTATCTGGGACGCCAATGCGGCAATGCATAAACTATGGACGTTAGATGACCAACACGTAATCCAGCAGATCGTTGAATCATTAAAACCAAATCCGATTTTGATTGCCGATGGACATCATCGATATACCGCAGCGTTACAATATCGCCGAGAACGAAAACAAGCTAATCCGAACCATACTGGCAAAGAGCCGTATAACTATACCTTAATGCTACTAGCGGATTTAGAAGACCCGGGGATACTGATTCTTCCGACACATCGGTTGATCAAAAATCTCGCAGAAGAGAAATTAGCGCGAATTCCGGCGATATTTTCTGAAGATTTTAGTATTAACGAAATCCCATGTCTAACGGGTAACCGCAGAGAAATGCTTGAGCATGTAATCTCCAAAATGAAGGAAGCCCGAAATCAGAATCAGGTAGTATTTGGACTCTATACGGGAGGAGATAAATGCTACTGGTTAACTTATAAAGGACAAACTCCTGAAGGCGAAATCGACGTGCATATCTTTAATGCAAAAATATTAAATCAAGCGTTAGGAATATCGCAAAACGATGTTTTTTCTGGTGATTATCTTCGGTATACGAAAGATATTGCTTATGCATTACAATCCGTAGATTCAGGGAAAGTCCAACTCGCATTTTTCCTCAACCCTGTAACTATCGAACAGGTCAAACAGATTGTACTACGCGGAGATAAAATGCCACAAAAATCTACTTATTTTATCCCTAAACCTATGACTGGTTTGGTGATATATTGTTTTGGTGAATAGCTATGGTAATATCGGGATGCTGATAGAGTAGGATAACGTTTGATATTCTCGAGATTATAGGTATTATTGCATCTCCAAGAAAAAGTGAAAAGAATTACAAAAAAATATTGATGACAAATAAGAACCCCCGTAGCTCGAATATATTGACCTACGGGGGTATTTTATTTTCTTCTCCAGTTCAATCTCTTCTCTAGCGTTACTATGGTGAAAGCTATAGAAACCCGCAAATCAGATTGGGCAGAACACTCTATTTCTTTTTTTTCTTATCCGCAACCGCAGCACGCGCGGCAGCAAGTTTCGCGATCGGAACTCTAAATGGTGAACAGCTAACATAATCCATCCCAACTTTATAACAGAATTCAACGGATGCAGGGTCACCGCCATGTTCACCACAGATACCGACTTCTAAATTCGGACGAGTAGCACGACCGCGCTCAATTCCGATCTTTATGAGTTCTCCAATACCTTCTTGGTCAATCGTCTGGAACGGGTCATCAGGGAGAATTTTCTTTTCGATATAGTGATGCATAAACGCGCCGGTATCATCGCGCGAAAACCCGAATCCCATCTGGGTTAAATCGTTGGTTCCGAACGAGAAGAACTCTGAACATTGGGCGAGTTTATTTGCCGTTAATGCGGCGCGAGGAATTTCAATCATCGTTCCAACCATATGTTTGATTTTCTTGAGACCAAATTTTTTCAATACGTCAGCATAAATTTGTTTAACCAGAGCAAATTGATGTTCGAGTTCTGTTACCGTACAAACTACCGGAATCATAATTTCCGGAAACGCATCTTTTCCTTCTTTGATCAATTCCGCCGCAGCTTCAAAAATCGCCCGAATCTGCATTTCCGCTATTTCCGGATAAGTTATTCCGAGTCGAACTCCACGATGCCCCATCATCGGATTGGTTTCATGTAATTTCGCCGCACGGGTTTCAAATTCATCGAGGTCAATTCCAAGACTGTCCGCAAGTTTTTTCCGCTCATCTTCGCGTTTCGGAACAAATTCATGTAACGGCGGGTCGAGCAATCGAATGGTAACCGGTAGTTTTCCCATCACTTCTAGAGTCGCTTTGATATCTTTCTTAACAAAGGGATAAAGTTCCGCTAATGCCGCTTTCCGTTCTTCAACAGTTTTTGAAATTATCATTTTCCGTAATAAAAATAATGGTTCTTCTGACCCTTTGCCATAAAACATATGTTCAGTTCGGAATAAGCCGATACCTTCCGCACCGAACGATAACGCTTTTTTCGCGTCATCCGGTGTGTCTGCATTAGTGCGTACTCCAAGCGTCCGAACTGCATCGCAGAGTTTCATAAATTTCTGGAAATAAACATTTTCTTCTGCAGATTTAATCATCGGCAGTTGACCAAGATACACATATCCTTTAGTCCCGTTTAAGGTAATCCACTCACCTTCTTTAACCGTGACCTCACCGGCGGTAAACAGTTTAGCTTCTAAATCAATATGGATATCACCCGCGCCTACAATACAACATTTACCCCAACCTCGGGCGACTAACGCTGCATGACTAGTCATTCCACCTCGAGCAGTGAGAATCGCTTGTGCTGCACGCATCCCTTCAACATCTTCAGGATTGGTTTCTTCCCGGACAAGGATAACCTTTTCCCCGCGTTTCGTCCACTCAACCGCATCGTTCGCAGTGAAAACGACTTTCCCGCTTGCCCCGCCAGGACCCGCTGGTAATCCTTTTGCAATCGGTTTAACCGTTAACTCTGCTTTCGGATCAATAATCGGATGTAAGAGTTCATCTAATTGCGACGGGGTGACCCGCATGACCGCTTGTTCTTTCGTAATCAATCTTTCATTATACATATCCACCGCCATTTTTACCGCTGCGGGACCATTGCGTTTTCCAACCCGACACTGTAACATCCAGAGTCGTCCTTCCTGAATGGTGAATTCGATATCCAGCATATCTTGATAATGTTTTTCCAGTCGTCTGCGAATTTGATCAAGTTCTTTATATAATTTCGGCATCGCAACTTCTAATGAAGGTAAATGCCGCGATTGTTCGGTTTTACCAGCTTCATTAATCGGATTAGGTGTGCGGATACCTGCGACAACATCTTCTCCCTGTGCATTTGGTAACCATTCGCCATAAAATACGTTATCGCCAGTCGCTGGGTTTCGGGTAAATGCTACGCCAGTCGCTGAGGTATCTCCCATATTGCCGAATACCATCGCTTGAACGTTAACTGCGGTACCCCATTCTTCAGGAATTTTCTCGATTTTTCGATATGCTACCGCTCGTTTCCCCATCCAACTCGCGAATACTGCACCGATTCCACCCCAGAGTTGTTCCATCGGATCCTCCGGAAAAGGTTTCCCAAGCACTTCTTTCACTTTCTTTTTATAGATATCAACCAATTCTTTTAAATCATCTGCGGTCAATTCGGTATCATTTTTAACCCCGCGTTTCTCTTTCATTTTATGGAGTTCCGCTTCTAATTGTTGCCGAACTCCTTTCCCTTCCGCAGGTTCAATCCCAGCTGCTTTTTCCATAACAACATCGGAATACATCTGAATCAACCGCCGTTGCGCATCATAAACGAACCGTGGATTATTGGTTTTTTTGATTAATCCTTCCCGAGTTATATCATTTAATCCGATGTTAAGTACAGTTTCCATCATTCCTGGCATTGAACTTCGTGCTCCCGACCGAACGGAAACTAACAACGGATTTTCCGGGTCACCAAATTTCGCTCCCATAATCTGTTCAACCCGTTTCATTGCGGATTCAACATCTTTTTTTAATTCCGGTGGATATTTCCGACCGTGCTTGTAATAATAGGTGCATACTTCAGTAGTGATTGTAAAACCGGCTGGAACAGGAATTTTTAGATTGACCATTTCTGCTAAGTTTGCTCCTTTACCACCGAGCAGTTCTTTCATAGCGCCGGTTCCTTCCGCTTTACCCGCACCGAAAAAATAAACATATTTCTTTTTCTTCTTAGCCATAGAATGTTATGCTCCTTTCGAAAAGATTTTAATGGCAATAGTTAGCTGGTTACATTAAAAAAGCCGAACCACAATGTTGTTCATTTTTGGTTCAGCTCGCATATTAGTATAATTATAAATAAGATACCTGACAATGGGTTTGCTTGTCAAGGAAATTTGCGGTATATTGACTAACGTTAAATGAAAATGGTGTATCAACAAAATTTTCTGCTAACGGTTGTTTCAATATACTCAGCATTAAGTGGTATAATATCACTAGGTAATAAATCCGATTTTATAGGTGTATGTTTGTTATAAGAAAGGGGGGATAATCAACTATGTTGAGAAAAGTCGGGTTACCTATCATCTTATCGATAGTATTTGCGAGTTTTGTTTTTGCCCAGCGTATTGAGTTCGAAGGCAGATATTGGATGCCAGAACTAAGCGGAAAAGCGCAGGTTACTGAATCTGGGCTCGTTGGAACAGAAATAGATTTGGTTTCAGACCTTGGTTTTGAAGACCAGGATTTTCCGGAAGCTAGAATAACGTGGTCACCGGGTCCACGACAGAAAATTCGGATTGCCTTAACCCAATTTGATTATGATGGCGATAAGGTTATCACGAGAAACATCAATTTTAATGGCGAAACGTATCCTGCTGGAACTCGAGTACTATCTGATGTAGAACTACAATATGCGCGATTCGGCTGGATATGGAATTTCATGCCGCCAGAAGAAGTTTTTAAGCTCGGATTGATGTTTGAAGTGAAAGGATTTTGGATCGATGCTGCGCTCGATGCGCCGTATACTGTTCCAGCAATCTCAGAAAGGGAAGAGGTGGTGGTTGGTCTACCGACAATTGGTATGACCGCAGAATTAGCGCCGATTCCAATGTTCAGATTGTTCGGGGAGGTTTCCGGGATTCCGAAAAATGATTACGGCTATTGTTTAGATGCAGAAGGCGGAATTAAAGTTTCACCTCTCCCAAATGTTAGTATTCTTGGTGGGTATCGCGTGCTTGATGTTAAAGGTGAGGACGATGAGAATGATGATTTTGCACGAGTGAAATTAGACGGTGTATTTTTCGCCGGCTCAGTGAGATTTTAACCCGCATGCGAAACCAATGAGACTCGTTCGATGTTTTAAGCCACAGAAACAAGTAGAGATAAAATTTGGGTTTCTGTGGCATTCTTTTAGGGTGAAACTATCCGCACCTTTCTTCCATCGACTCGGATACGGTTCTCGCTATACCATTGGATGACTTGCGGGTATAACCGATGTTCAATAGCGTGGATTTTTAATTCCAGCGTTTCGAGAGTATCGTTATCGTCGATTCGCACCACTTCTTGAGCAATAATTGGTCCGGTATCGACGCCTTCATCAACAAAATGTACCGTAACCCCGGTATATTTAACTCCGTAATCAAAAGCATCTTTGATTCCGTGAGTTCCTGGAAATGAGGGAAGAAGTGCCGGATGAATATTGATAATTCGTAACGGATATCGACCAATGATGTATGGAGATAGAATCCGCATATACCCTGCTAAAACAATCAATTCAACACCGAGCGGGTCAAGATGTTCAATGATTTTCTTTTCATGTTCTTCCCGAGACGGAAACTCTTTTGCAGAAAGATACAGCGTTGGAATCGAATGTTTTTTTGCCCGTTCTAAAGCAAATGCTTCTTTTTTATCGCTAAACACAATCGCAATTCGGGCATCGAGTTGTTTCGATTCAATTGCGTCAATAATCGCTTGAAGATTACTGCCATATCCGGAAGCGAATACCGCTATCGTAACCATAGAGAACCTCCTATCAATAAACATTGCTGAATGTCAAAATCCAAATGGTAAATCAATGGCAAAATGCTTTATTAACGATAGTATTTGAATCTTGACATTAGTTACCACTTTGCGATTTTGCGATTAGACCTTGAGCATAAATTAATATATAACTTTCATTAAAAACAATCCTTGCGCCGGAACCGTCATTCCAGCTCGTTTTCGCTGTTTACTTTGTATAATTGCTCGTACATCTTCTGGTTCGAGTTTTCCACGACCAACCTGCAAAAGTGTTCCAACCATAATCCGTACCATATTATGTACAAATGCGTTTCCTTGAATGGTAATGTAAATCCAATCATGCTCGCGTTTAATGGTTAGTTTTTTTATTGTACGAAAAGAATGTTTCATTATGCTTGGACTAGCATTAAACGCAGTGAAATCATGCGTTCCAATAAAATATTTTGCTGCTTGTCGCATCCGGTGGATATTGATTTTATACGGATAATGGTATACAAAATTATGGTTGAATACATCCGGGATCTGCCGGTTTAATATTCGATATTGATATATGCGCCATTTAGCATCACGTCTAGCATTGAATGAATGCGGGACTTCTACCGCATCTTTAACAGCGATATCGTTCGGTAACAGCGTATTCATCGCGCGAATAAGATTTTGCGTCGGAATACGACTATGGGTTTTGAAATTAGCGATTTGGTTCAGCGCATGGACTCCAGCGTCGGTTCGTCCAGCGACGATAAGTTTTACCGGATGGTTAAGTATTTGCTGCAAGGTTTTTTCCAGTACTTTTTGGATGCTCATTTGCTGCGGTTGAATCTGCCAACCGCAATAGTTCGTCCCATCGTATTCAATGGTTAACTTAATATTTCGGGTATCCATTTTTTATTTATTGGATTGTAAAGACGTATCAATTGAATTCGGCAATACCGGCAACCGTTGGGTAACATTTGGTGGAGTTGGTGGTAGAATATTTTTAATGCGCGGTTTGGTGATATAGGTGAATCCAATCACAATCAAAAGGAATAATCCGATAAAAATAAATGTTGTCCGAATATCGTTCGGTTTAAATTCCAATAACTTCCAATTTACCCACAGAAATGCTGCTGCCATAAACGGTATAACCGGGATACCTTTACCACTTAAAATTGAGAGTAGAATCGCTATAACAAACGAAAGTATCAATCCCCAACCGGTTGCGCGAACCCGTAAATTAAATCGCGGAATTAACGTTAAAAATAGTGATAGAAACGCGAAATCGCCTAAGCCAAGCATAGGGGTGAGAAATTCACTGCCGAACGTAGGATAGTGGATGATAAATCGATGGTAATACAGTGGTGTTTCGATAATTCTTGCGGTAGGTCCAGCAAATACACTCCATACATCTGCAACGGCAGCAACTAATGCTAATGGGACAATATAACTTCGTTCAGCAACAAATAATCCAATCAATTTTCCAAGATTACACGCGATTCCAAGAATCGCTAGATTGACAATAAAACTCGTGGTTACCGTAGCTGGTTCAATTTGATTAACATAATGATTGATAACAGTACAGACCAAGGTCAATCCGAATAAACTTGCAATAGATAGAGAATATCGAACATATACATCTATTAAATACAGCGTCGAAGCAATTAGAATCATTGCTGAAAGAAACGTTAGATAATCTTCAGCCCAAAAGAATAAAACTGTTTCTTCTGGGTTAGGAATAAGTCGCGAACAGTACACCATTGCCCAAAACAATGCACTCCAAACCCCGATGGCTAATAATAATTGCCAATAACCTGTTGCTTTTCGTGGTAGATCGTTCGTAAATATCATGGTAAATTTCCGTGATCTCAATTATGAGGTTTCAATTAACCAATGTTATCGCATCAAATGATTGATCCAGATGTTTTTCAATGATTGCGATTGAATACCGCGCTGAGTCACCTGTTGCAGATACGGTTGTCGGATATAATATGGTCTTGTCTCAAATAGCGGAATGACCGGCAGTTCTTGTTGAACTAGGTTAAGTGCTTGTTGTAAAAATTTATCCCGTTCTGATTCAGTTTGTGACATTCGTGTAGAATCGAGTATCGGTTCGAGTTGCGGATGGTAAAAATAGGTTTGGTTTCCTTCCACCCCGCAATTCTTCTGCAGGTATAACGAGCGTAATATTATTTCTGGATCCCAACTCTCAGCGAAATATTGCGAATAGAACATATCGAAATTACCGGTTTTAATCCGTTGGATAAAATCTACTGTCGGGAGTTCTTCAATTTGAATCGGATACCCTGCTTCGATGAACCCTACTTGGATCCGTTGTGCGATATATTTTGCTTCCCAATCTGAACGATTAACTAGCAACGATAATTTACGCTTTGCGAATTGGCGAAACAGTTCTTGAGCGGTAGTCAATGAGTAAAAATATGCTTGTTCTTCACTGGTTAACCTATGAATAGCTGAAGAAGATAATATTCCGTGATTGTTTAAAACAAATTCAAGAATACCTTGTCGATTCAACGTAAATGCTACCGCTTGCCGAAACTTAATATCGGACATCGGGAATTTAGTTAAATTGAAACCCAGATAAGCTAGGTTCGGAATATTAGTTTGGACTAAATACGGTTTTAACGCTGGATTTTCAGTCACCCTATGGAATTCTTCTTCAGGAACATACACAAAATCAAGATTACCTAACTCAAACTCGAGCAAATCAGCAGTCGGCATTTCACTTAGGATAAAGTTAATTCCATCGAGATAAGGTCTTCCTTCCCAGTATACTGGATTGGCAAGCAATCGCACTGCATGTAGAGTCTGTTCTAAAAAGATAAAAGGACCGCTCCCTATCGGTTGAATATCAATATCTGCTATCTTTTCAGGACAAACAATACTCGCCGCCGGATGGGCTAATGCATACAACAATTTTGGATACGGTCGCAGGAGTCGAAATCGAACCGTTGTTTGGTTAACAGATTCAATTCCGGTAATCTGATTATTTTGCCCTGTATTATATTCCCGATACCCGCTAAGCGAAGAAAAAAGCCAACTTTTAGGCGAGCGCAATGATGGTGAAACCAATCGTTCGATAGAGTATTTAACATCATCTGCGGTAACCATTCTACCGGTATGGAATTTTGCTGTAGTGCGTAGGTGAAATGTCCAGGTTAATCCGTCAGGAGAAGTTGACCAAGATTCAGCTAATGATGGTATCGGTTTATTTTCGCTGTCGAACTCAACTAATCGGTCGTATAGATTGAGAATAACCGTTCGTTCTGCTGGGGTAATAGCTATGGCAGGATCGTAGGTTGTTGGTAGTACAGGGATAGGTATCCGCAACGTACCACCATACTGTGGCAGAATTACGCTAAACCCAAGCTGTGCAAATAAAAAAGTTATTAAGATACCACAAGCAGTTCGGGAGAAACGATGAACGATGGTATATGGTACATGTAAAATGTAAAATGATAAAGGTATAAAAACCATAAGTGCCTTAAATTCAGAGCGTATTTTTTTTCTTCTTATTTGATTTCGATGAACGATATTCTTCTAATAAAGACTCCGCATGGTGTATTGCGGTCGGAGTAATTGATTCTCCGCTAAGCATTCGAGCGAGTTCGTTGGTTCGCGCTTGACTATCAAGATGATGGATAGTCGTAAACGTTTTGGTTTTGAGTTGTGTTTTTGTCACCCGATAATGGTTATGTGCCGCGGCAGCAATCTGGGGGAGATGAGTTATCACAATTACTTGACGGCTCTCGCTCAGCTGTCGGAGTTTTTTCCCAACAACTTGTGCCATAGCACCACCAATTCCGACATCAATTTCATCGAAGACCAATGTCGGGATATCATCTATTTTCGCTAGGATAGTTTTTATCGCTAACATTACCCGAGATAATTCACCACCAGATACGATTTTAGCTAGCGGTTTTAATTCTTCGCCCGGATTAGCGGAAAATAAAAATTCAATTTGGTCAATTCCAGTAGCCATAACCGCAATTTTTTCGCCCTGATATTCTAAAATACCGTTCGGATTGGTTTTTTGGTTGACATCAACCTGAAACCGGGTTTTGGTCATTCCTAGTTCATTTAATTCAGAGGCTATCAACTGCGCAAGTTTTTTCCCAGCTTGGTTTCGTTTGGCGGATAACTGCCATGCGAGATCTGATAAGGTTTTTTTAGTTATATCTAATTGCTTTCGTAACGCAGCTATTCGTTCTTCTTGATGGGTTAAATTATATAAATTTTCTTCCCAATTTTTTTTCAATACCATGAGTGCTGAGATAGACTCGCAGGCATATTTTCGTTTCAATTTTTGAATTAACGCCAATCGTTCTTCAACCCATTCGAGTCGATTCGGGTCTATCACAATATTATCGCGATATGTTCGAAGAGCACGATATAGTTCATCTAAACCAGATTTAATCTGTTCTATGTCTGCAATGAGAGACTGTTGCGTTGGATCAAGCTGGGCAAGCTCTTCGATAGCTAATCGCACCCGATTGATTCCGGACAATAACCCGCCGAAACTTTGGTATTCACTACCGTAGAGTTCATCTACTGCTTTTGCAGCTAGTAGTTGCCGCTTTTCCGCTTGACTAAGTAACTGTCGTTCTGCAGATAACTCTGGTTCTTCGTTTTCCTGTAATTCCGCATTTTGTACCTCAGCAATTTGATATTGTAAAGTTTCCTGCTGCCGAATCATATCTGCCTGCGTTTGCATCAGCGCCAGCAGTTCTTGTTCTAAAGAACGATACCGCACTAACGTGTTTTCGAACTCGTTCCGTAGAGATAGTAAACCTGCAAAATTATCAAGCAAATCCAACTGTTTACTCGGGTGCAATAGTGATTGATGTTGATGCTGACCATGGATATCAACTAACTCAGCCCCGATTTTTTGCAGGAGATTTATCGTCACAATGTTGTTGTTCACCCATGCCCGAGTTCGACCGGTTCGCGCTACTTCCCGACGCACTAAAAGTTCAGATTCACCATCTGCTGCTAGCCCTGCGGTAGCGAGTAATTGCTGCAGGTGCTGATTCGCACCGATATCAAATACCGCTTCGACTACCGAAGTTTCCGCATCAGTGCGGATATTACTTAAATCCGTTCGTTCACCAAGAACTTGAGCAAGCGCATCGATTAGAATAGATTTACCGGTTCCCGTTTCCCCGGTTAAAACGTTTAATCCTGGTGCGAATGATAATTCAAGGTTATCAATTAATGCGAAATTAGTTATCTTAAGTATCTGCAACATGAGTAAAATGTAAAAGGAACGTTATTGCTGATATTCCCATTCATTTATTCATTTAGAGGTCACGAAATCCGAGCTTATCAGCGCCAGCTAGATTTACAAAGATGTTATACACTTTCGGACAGAGTTTCATTGTTTTTTGCACGATGAAATCAGTATCGAGTGGTTTTGCCAATAGATGTTCTGCCGGTAACGAATAATGGAGAAAAACCAAAACTACACTCGCAAT
It encodes the following:
- a CDS encoding GAF domain-containing protein, coding for MSEKNHTTHNHELNFTRLHKLIEQIHTYPDTEKLIEQIPLIFCQYAGVNRCVYYAVQERKLRLLSAYCTHNTHWRKEIAQHQLEQVNIDGHSPEAQVVRTGKSVVTNHTRKELTSSMEQWIFRDVTAYISLPILSRNKVVGLILCLYTDPEKMIETHEQEYLNLAALTVGCALNTTQVIQRMNQKENELAALHKFSQLLSSGKGFSEILPVIARETAKSLQTKICIIRYLEGDEMVLGAVVGMEPAELSERFPAHVGLSGWMVKEKKILVVKDLTTDPRVENRVLIFSRKQGLRSFIGAPLYFRNKLVGLIAIYTTTPRYFTNEEKELLSHFATEAAIAIELTKEK
- the ppdK gene encoding pyruvate, phosphate dikinase; the protein is MAKKKKKYVYFFGAGKAEGTGAMKELLGGKGANLAEMVNLKIPVPAGFTITTEVCTYYYKHGRKYPPELKKDVESAMKRVEQIMGAKFGDPENPLLVSVRSGARSSMPGMMETVLNIGLNDITREGLIKKTNNPRFVYDAQRRLIQMYSDVVMEKAAGIEPAEGKGVRQQLEAELHKMKEKRGVKNDTELTADDLKELVDIYKKKVKEVLGKPFPEDPMEQLWGGIGAVFASWMGKRAVAYRKIEKIPEEWGTAVNVQAMVFGNMGDTSATGVAFTRNPATGDNVFYGEWLPNAQGEDVVAGIRTPNPINEAGKTEQSRHLPSLEVAMPKLYKELDQIRRRLEKHYQDMLDIEFTIQEGRLWMLQCRVGKRNGPAAVKMAVDMYNERLITKEQAVMRVTPSQLDELLHPIIDPKAELTVKPIAKGLPAGPGGASGKVVFTANDAVEWTKRGEKVILVREETNPEDVEGMRAAQAILTARGGMTSHAALVARGWGKCCIVGAGDIHIDLEAKLFTAGEVTVKEGEWITLNGTKGYVYLGQLPMIKSAEENVYFQKFMKLCDAVRTLGVRTNADTPDDAKKALSFGAEGIGLFRTEHMFYGKGSEEPLFLLRKMIISKTVEERKAALAELYPFVKKDIKATLEVMGKLPVTIRLLDPPLHEFVPKREDERKKLADSLGIDLDEFETRAAKLHETNPMMGHRGVRLGITYPEIAEMQIRAIFEAAAELIKEGKDAFPEIMIPVVCTVTELEHQFALVKQIYADVLKKFGLKKIKHMVGTMIEIPRAALTANKLAQCSEFFSFGTNDLTQMGFGFSRDDTGAFMHHYIEKKILPDDPFQTIDQEGIGELIKIGIERGRATRPNLEVGICGEHGGDPASVEFCYKVGMDYVSCSPFRVPIAKLAAARAAVADKKKKK
- a CDS encoding endonuclease III domain-containing protein, producing MTYPQKSRTTNLLLNIFHRLHNHFGDQHWWPAETRFEIIIGAILTQSTSWKNVEKAIANLKHERLLDCQSLVTIDEKKLAQLIRSSGYFNTKAKKLKAFVTFFHQRYHGNLNKMFAVPLLELRTQLLSVYGIGEETADSILLYAGNKPIFVIDAYTKRIFTRLGLVNPKVTYSELQTLFMSHLPPNPKLFNEYHALLVALGKNLCTKRPRCSSCPLNTLCLYPR
- a CDS encoding DUF1015 domain-containing protein, translating into MATILPFRGYQYNRNKVGNIQELVTPLYDLISTAEQEQLYQVSEYNMIRLNLGKQFQSDTAENNRYTRSAATLQAWINEQILIPSPEPSLYIYTIQLAGNPVPLIGFMGLVELAEFDQKEVLPHENTLRAPVEDRVNLTRACHSYFDPIFGLFQGNHGHVRSILERWMNDHTPEISIWDANAAMHKLWTLDDQHVIQQIVESLKPNPILIADGHHRYTAALQYRRERKQANPNHTGKEPYNYTLMLLADLEDPGILILPTHRLIKNLAEEKLARIPAIFSEDFSINEIPCLTGNRREMLEHVISKMKEARNQNQVVFGLYTGGDKCYWLTYKGQTPEGEIDVHIFNAKILNQALGISQNDVFSGDYLRYTKDIAYALQSVDSGKVQLAFFLNPVTIEQVKQIVLRGDKMPQKSTYFIPKPMTGLVIYCFGE
- the purN gene encoding phosphoribosylglycinamide formyltransferase — encoded protein: MVTIAVFASGYGSNLQAIIDAIESKQLDARIAIVFSDKKEAFALERAKKHSIPTLYLSAKEFPSREEHEKKIIEHLDPLGVELIVLAGYMRILSPYIIGRYPLRIINIHPALLPSFPGTHGIKDAFDYGVKYTGVTVHFVDEGVDTGPIIAQEVVRIDDNDTLETLELKIHAIEHRLYPQVIQWYSENRIRVDGRKVRIVSP